Proteins encoded by one window of Lathyrus oleraceus cultivar Zhongwan6 chromosome 1, CAAS_Psat_ZW6_1.0, whole genome shotgun sequence:
- the LOC127119815 gene encoding caltractin, whose protein sequence is MSSIHRGDSRRFNNKPRARHHLTTQKRQEIKEAFELFDTDGSGTIDAKELNVAMRALGFEMTEEQIEQMIADVDKDGSGAIDYDEFEHMMTAKIGERDTKEELMKAFHIIDQDKNGKISANDIKRIAKELGQNFTDREIQEMVDEADQNNDREVDPEEFVTMMNRTSFRH, encoded by the exons ATG TCATCTATACATAGAGGGGATTCCAGGAGGTTCAACAATAAACCAAGAGCACGGCATCATTTGACAACACAGAAGAGACAGGAGATCAAGGAAGCTTTTGAACTATTTGACACTGATGGCTCAG GTACTATTGATGCTAAGGAGCTGAATGTTGCCATGAG AGCCCTTGGATTTGAGATGACAGAAGAG CAAATTGAGCAAATGATAGCAGATGTTGACAAGGATGGGAGTGGAGCAATCGACTATGATGAATTTGAGCACATGATGACGGCCAAAATAGGAGAAAGGGACACTAAAGAGGAGCTCATGAAAGCTTTCCATATTATTGATCAAGACAAAAAT GGTAAGATATCTGCAAATGACATCAAGCGCATTGCAAAAGAGCTTGGTCAAAATTTTACTGATAGAGAGATTCAGGAGATGGTTGATGAAGCAGATCAAAATA ATGATCGAGAGGTTGATCCGGAGGAGTTCGTCACAATGATGAACAGAACAAGCTTCCGCCACTAG